AAAGTAAAGGAAAATGCCATGaggttcttttcttttttcttacatattttatgAACGGAAGCGTAGAAGATTTGACATTGACATGAACAGTTAAAAGGTGCAGACACTTTGAcactttcactttcttttttcttgcttGCTTTCACTTACCGCACCACTATTTCAGATTGAAGAGGCCTTGAAAGTCCAAACAAATGGCATGCGTTAGGTCCTGGACAAATTGTATGGCCTCGACAAGGCAAATGTTCATAACAAAATTACGAATTTGTACGAATCGTTCGATGAAAGGCATTTATAAATGTGATCAACGCAATCGGATTTGtctataccaaaatatatagagtgtattcttttgttttactattatttcttttaatattatcaTATATGAGTctgtctatatatatttatatgtatatttccaATGCGAAATAATTGTACACTACAAGTAGTCGGGGAGGAACTTTTCTGCTACCAATTCTATGCAAGACTCGAAGGCAATTGAACGTTGTGGCAATTTTGTCCCTGAGTCGGAGTGATATGATTCAATCGCAAGTTTTTGTAGCCAGCGAAAGCTATTAATTGCAACTGTAAATCCTAAATTCGCGCTAGCCAATGGGATAATTGTCGCTAGACTGCAGGCTCGCCTGGAGAAATGCTTAAATAGATTCGGACTGGGTCAACGAACCACTCGCAGAGAGTTGTTAGGCTGGCCACAAAAACGCTGATACTcttttcaaacaaaaacattttagtGCAAGGGAGTCGAATCAAAATTTCAAGAGAGTTTAACTGAGCTTAACAGAATCTAAGCAAAACTATAAgagagtcgagttgagtttcATAGAATCAAATTTAAAGAGAGTCCAAGTGAGTTTAACTGAGGTGAACTAGAAGTGAGTTGAGTTAAGCTTAATCGGTTCGGCGAGAGATCAAGGCTTTTGGGCTTTTCCTATAAATTATTGGACTCATCGCTATTGTCTCAGCtttcataatataatataaatttttaaaatgttttttttttaacaaattttttaaatgtgtgcattttttattttcttacatttaatttttttacaaGCTGGATAAATAATTTCGTTATTACGAGCTTTTCAAAGTATCTTaaaatgttgctgcaacttAACAGCGGgctgttaaattaaaaatgttgcttgCGCATTTCGctaaagcaaaatgaaaaaaaattgttcctattttattttttcccgCCAAAACAATTGAGAAACTCACCGCGAATTTTAATACTATGCACAGAAGACACAAATTTTCtcgattttcatttaacacatttatttataaaaatttaagtatGGGCACAAGGacgttttaatttaattaatttattgatcaCGTAAAAAGTAAtgtgttattaaatttttgggAACAATTATTGTTTTGGTCAATTTGTCAAATTTGCAGAGGATTTTTGGTAGTCGtctaattttttaatttaacagaaaaaaaatagtaatcaCTACCGAAGACAGGGGCGCGAGGGGGAGgtacaattaattaatcaagACACGTGTAtagaaaatacagaaaaaaattgaaatttttgaatgaaaaacgaaaatgaatcTGAATAATGGTCAAGTAAGGGAGGAGTTCACCCGGCTTAATGGTTGttgcaaatagtttttaataaaactaaacttaaTTAAGTTTCGCGGAATACAACGCGTCGTAGTAAATGTAAATGGAAAGGGACTCGGGCggtgttgtcgtcgtcattgAAGCGCGTTGACTGCCCGCCCTGAGGCTTCATATTGTCCGGTCTGACCTTCAGGCAGAGCTTTAGTCAGCTCTCTTGAATGGGGGGGAGTGAAGTGAAGCTTAAAGATCAACACGTgtattt
This window of the Drosophila albomicans strain 15112-1751.03 chromosome 2L, ASM965048v2, whole genome shotgun sequence genome carries:
- the LOC117564489 gene encoding uncharacterized protein LOC117564489, encoding MPFIERFVQIRNFVMNICLVEAIQFVQDLTHAICLDFQGLFNLK